Proteins encoded within one genomic window of Candidatus Brevundimonas colombiensis:
- the cysN gene encoding sulfate adenylyltransferase subunit CysN translates to MAHQSELIARDIDAYLDAHQHKSLLRFITCGSVDDGKSTLIGRLLYDSKMIFEDQMAALEADSRRIGTQGGDIDFALLVDGLAAEREQGITIDVAYRFFSTERRKFIVADTPGHEQYTRNMVTGASTADAAVILVDARRGVLTQTRRHAYLVSLLGIRHVILAVNKMDLMGWSQSVFDAIVADFSAFGERIGLKTFEAIPMSALRGDNITEASARSPWHSGPPLMQVLERLEVGDDLQTDAFRLPVQWVNRPNLDFRGFAGQIAAGTVRPGDPVRVLPSGKTSTVARIVTADGDLDQAVAGQSITLTLADEIDVSRGDVLASADAPPEVADQFEATVVWMDDEPLLPGRPYLLKIGARLVGATITEPKHKVNVNTLEQQPAKRLELNEIGVCNLSLDAPVAFTPYSRNKDLGGFILIDRITNRTVGAGLLNFALRRAHNIHWQALSVDKDARAAIKNQKGRVIWLTGLSGAGKSTIADLVEKRLHADGRHTYLLDGDNVRHGLNRDLGFTEEDRVENIRRVAEVSKLMVDAGLIVLVSLISPFRAERRMARDLLSQGEFVEVHVDTPLAVAEARDVKGLYRKARAGQLKNFTGIDSPYEAPETPEVVVDTTTMSPEQAAERIVAWLDGRFWNEDFSI, encoded by the coding sequence ATGGCCCACCAATCGGAGCTGATCGCCCGCGATATCGACGCCTATCTGGACGCCCACCAGCACAAGAGCCTGCTGCGCTTCATCACCTGCGGCAGCGTGGACGACGGCAAGTCCACCCTGATCGGGCGGCTGCTCTATGATTCCAAGATGATCTTCGAGGACCAGATGGCGGCCTTGGAGGCGGACAGCCGCCGCATCGGCACGCAAGGCGGCGACATCGACTTCGCCCTGCTGGTCGATGGTCTGGCCGCCGAGCGGGAACAGGGCATCACCATTGATGTGGCCTATCGCTTCTTCTCGACCGAAAGACGCAAATTCATCGTCGCCGACACGCCCGGCCACGAACAATACACCCGCAACATGGTCACCGGCGCCTCCACCGCCGACGCCGCCGTCATCCTGGTCGATGCGCGACGCGGGGTGCTGACCCAGACGCGGCGGCACGCCTATCTGGTCAGTCTGTTGGGCATCCGCCACGTCATTCTGGCGGTGAACAAGATGGACCTGATGGGCTGGTCGCAGTCGGTGTTCGACGCCATCGTCGCCGACTTCTCGGCCTTCGGCGAGCGGATCGGGCTGAAGACCTTCGAGGCCATTCCGATGTCGGCCCTGCGAGGCGACAACATCACCGAAGCCAGCGCCCGGTCGCCCTGGCATTCAGGTCCGCCGCTGATGCAGGTGTTGGAGAGGCTGGAGGTCGGCGACGACCTGCAGACCGATGCCTTCCGCCTGCCGGTGCAATGGGTCAACCGACCCAATCTCGACTTCCGCGGCTTCGCCGGCCAGATCGCGGCCGGGACCGTGCGGCCAGGCGATCCGGTGCGTGTCCTGCCCTCGGGCAAGACCTCGACCGTCGCCCGGATCGTCACCGCCGACGGCGATCTGGACCAGGCCGTCGCCGGCCAGTCGATCACCCTGACCCTGGCCGACGAGATCGACGTTTCGCGCGGCGACGTCCTGGCCTCGGCCGACGCCCCGCCCGAGGTCGCCGATCAGTTCGAGGCCACGGTGGTCTGGATGGACGACGAGCCCCTGCTGCCGGGCCGGCCCTACCTGCTGAAGATCGGCGCAAGACTGGTCGGAGCGACCATCACCGAGCCCAAGCACAAGGTGAACGTCAACACCCTGGAGCAGCAGCCGGCCAAACGGCTGGAGCTGAACGAGATCGGCGTCTGCAACCTGTCGCTGGACGCCCCCGTCGCCTTCACCCCTTACAGCCGGAACAAGGATCTGGGCGGCTTCATCCTGATCGACCGGATCACGAACCGGACGGTCGGCGCGGGCCTTTTGAACTTCGCGCTGCGCCGCGCCCACAACATCCATTGGCAGGCCCTGTCGGTGGACAAGGACGCCCGCGCCGCCATCAAGAACCAGAAGGGCCGCGTCATCTGGCTGACCGGCCTGTCGGGCGCGGGCAAGTCGACCATCGCCGACCTGGTCGAAAAACGGCTGCACGCCGACGGACGCCACACCTATCTGCTGGACGGCGACAATGTGCGCCACGGGCTGAACCGCGACCTGGGCTTCACCGAGGAGGATCGGGTCGAGAACATCCGGCGCGTCGCGGAGGTGTCGAAACTGATGGTGGACGCCGGCCTGATCGTCCTGGTCAGCTTGATCTCGCCCTTCCGCGCCGAGCGCCGCATGGCCCGCGACCTGTTGAGCCAGGGCGAGTTCGTGGAGGTCCACGTCGACACCCCCCTGGCGGTCGCCGAGGCCCGCGACGTCAAGGGCCTGTACAGGAAGGCGCGGGCCGGCCAGTTGAAGAATTTCACCGGCATCGACAGCCCTTATGAGGCGCCCGAGACGCCCGAGGTCGTCGTGGACACCACCACCATGTCGCCGGAACAGGCGGCCGAACGGATCGTGGCCTGGCTGGACGGCCGGTTCTGGAACGAGGATTTCAGCATCTGA
- the cysD gene encoding sulfate adenylyltransferase subunit CysD translates to MNIATLTRSRIALPPARLTHLQRLEAESIHILREVAAEAERPVMLYSIGKDSAVMLHLARKAFYPSRPPFPLLHVDTTWKFRAMYAMREQAAADLGVELLVHQNPEAVARGINPFDHGSALHTDLWKTEGLKQALSHYGFDAAFGGARRDEEKSRAKERIFSFRTAEHRWDPKNQRPELWRLYNTRKHPGESIRVFPISNWTELDVWQYIHLEQIPIVPLYLAAERPVVERDGALIMVDDDRFRLHPGETPQMKSVRFRTLGCYPLTGAVESTAATLPEVIQEMLLTTTSERQGRMIDHDQSASMEKKKQEGYF, encoded by the coding sequence GTGAATATCGCCACCCTGACCAGAAGCCGCATCGCCCTGCCCCCCGCACGCCTGACCCATCTTCAGCGTCTGGAGGCCGAGAGCATCCACATCCTGCGCGAGGTGGCGGCCGAGGCCGAGCGGCCGGTGATGCTGTATTCGATCGGCAAGGATTCCGCCGTCATGCTGCATCTGGCGAGGAAGGCCTTTTATCCGTCCAGGCCGCCGTTTCCCCTGCTGCACGTCGACACGACGTGGAAGTTCCGCGCCATGTATGCGATGCGCGAACAGGCGGCGGCGGACCTGGGCGTGGAACTGCTGGTGCATCAGAATCCCGAGGCCGTCGCGCGCGGCATCAATCCCTTTGATCACGGCTCCGCCCTGCATACGGACCTCTGGAAGACCGAAGGGCTGAAACAGGCCCTGTCGCACTATGGTTTCGACGCGGCCTTCGGCGGCGCCCGACGCGACGAGGAGAAGTCGCGGGCCAAGGAGCGCATCTTCTCCTTCCGCACCGCCGAACATCGCTGGGACCCCAAGAACCAGAGACCCGAACTCTGGCGGCTCTACAACACCCGCAAACATCCGGGCGAGAGCATCCGCGTCTTCCCCATCTCCAACTGGACCGAGTTGGACGTCTGGCAATATATCCACCTGGAGCAGATCCCCATCGTGCCGCTGTATCTGGCGGCGGAGCGGCCGGTGGTGGAACGCGACGGCGCGCTGATCATGGTGGATGACGACCGGTTCCGGCTGCATCCCGGTGAGACGCCGCAGATGAAGTCTGTCCGTTTCCGCACCCTGGGCTGCTACCCCCTGACCGGGGCGGTCGAGAGCACGGCCGCGACCCTGCCCGAGGTCATCCAGGAGATGCTGCTGACCACCACCTCGGAACGCCAGGGGCGCATGATCGACCACGACCAGTCAGCGTCGATGGAGAAGAAGAAGCAGGAGGGCTATTTCTGA
- a CDS encoding lipocalin family protein, whose product MKSLIGSSVAVVALTGCVTAPSPSEYHAPQPAKPVDVQRLWSGRWHEIARLPDRLTDGCVAGASIYTPVEGSRIDVRDTCQVGSPQGREKSIGGRGEILDPGANAKLRVKYLAGFVTWDYWVLDRADDYSWFISADPTFDRLFIYTRNLPTRAQVRNLTERARALGYDVRRLEFPAQPER is encoded by the coding sequence ATGAAATCCCTGATAGGCTCGAGCGTCGCCGTGGTCGCATTGACCGGCTGCGTGACGGCCCCCTCTCCTTCGGAATATCACGCGCCTCAGCCCGCCAAGCCGGTGGATGTCCAGCGTCTGTGGTCCGGCCGCTGGCATGAGATCGCGCGCCTGCCGGATCGTCTGACCGACGGCTGCGTGGCGGGGGCGTCCATCTATACGCCGGTGGAGGGTTCACGCATCGACGTGCGCGACACCTGTCAGGTCGGCTCGCCGCAGGGCAGGGAAAAATCCATCGGCGGACGCGGCGAGATCCTGGATCCCGGCGCGAATGCCAAGTTGAGGGTCAAATACCTGGCCGGGTTCGTGACCTGGGACTACTGGGTGCTGGACCGGGCGGACGACTACAGCTGGTTCATCTCGGCCGATCCGACCTTCGACCGGCTGTTCATCTACACTCGCAACCTGCCGACCCGGGCCCAGGTGCGCAACCTGACCGAACGAGCGCGCGCCTTGGGCTATGACGTCCGTCGGCTGGAGTTCCCGGCCCAACCCGAACGCTGA
- a CDS encoding long-chain-acyl-CoA synthetase — MGFVANIRRDVRFARGLFRLLKRIKPIQLDSDVLLCDDFEEAVDKFSDNIAIDDGQRTLTYRDLDAMANRFAHWAKNRGLRRSDTIALMMTNRIEYLAAWIGFSKVGIATALINTNLNGQGLAHCLAISKAFNVVADEDCWRQIEEARPLVDHTLALWVLGMADDLETSDRRGLDKPVRGGSSVRPSKLAREGLTNRDTALYIYTSGTTGLPKAARIPHSRARTYMRAFAGATRSTPEDRIFNVLPLYHSTGGLVGVGAALLNGARLVIRKKFSATSFWPDVRASGATMFVYIGELCRYLVNCPPQEDETKHKLRLAFGNGLRADVWPDFQKRFRIPEILEFYGSTEGNVSLFNFDGKQGAIGRVPSYLKSQINIRLVEFDVDTEQPIRGSDGLCRQARVGEVGEAIGLIGNDIRHDFSGYADKAASQKKILTDVFKKGDRWFRTGDLMKQDAEGYFYFVDRMGDTFRWKGENVSTSEVEQVLMDGPGVAEAIVYGVPVPAQDGKAGMAALVVDGKFDAQAFSDHVEAKLPAYAQPVFLRLIKSAETTGTFKYRKADLVADGFDPEKTGSALYVRGGKSGYQKLTAAARTAILKGEGRL, encoded by the coding sequence ATGGGTTTTGTAGCCAATATCCGTCGGGACGTGCGGTTCGCGCGCGGCCTGTTCCGCCTGCTCAAACGCATCAAGCCGATCCAGCTGGATAGCGATGTGCTGCTGTGCGACGACTTCGAGGAAGCCGTCGACAAGTTCTCGGACAACATCGCCATCGACGACGGTCAGCGCACCCTGACCTATCGCGACCTGGACGCCATGGCCAACCGCTTCGCCCACTGGGCCAAGAACCGGGGCCTGCGCCGCAGCGACACCATCGCCCTGATGATGACGAACCGGATCGAATATCTGGCGGCGTGGATCGGCTTTTCAAAGGTCGGCATCGCCACGGCGCTGATCAACACCAACCTGAACGGTCAGGGGCTGGCGCACTGTCTGGCCATATCCAAGGCCTTCAATGTGGTCGCCGACGAGGACTGCTGGCGCCAGATCGAGGAGGCGCGGCCTCTGGTCGATCATACTCTGGCCCTGTGGGTGCTGGGCATGGCCGACGATCTGGAGACCAGCGACCGTCGGGGGCTGGACAAGCCGGTGCGCGGCGGCTCGTCGGTACGGCCATCCAAATTGGCCCGCGAGGGTCTGACCAACCGCGACACGGCGCTCTACATCTACACCTCCGGCACGACGGGTCTGCCCAAGGCCGCGCGCATCCCGCATTCTCGCGCCCGCACCTATATGCGCGCCTTCGCCGGGGCGACGCGCTCGACGCCCGAGGACCGGATATTCAACGTCCTGCCGTTGTATCACTCGACCGGGGGCCTGGTCGGGGTAGGGGCCGCCCTGCTGAATGGCGCGCGACTGGTGATCCGCAAGAAGTTTTCGGCCACCAGTTTCTGGCCCGATGTGCGCGCTTCGGGCGCGACCATGTTCGTCTATATCGGCGAGCTGTGCCGCTATCTGGTCAACTGTCCGCCGCAAGAGGACGAAACCAAGCACAAGCTGCGTCTGGCGTTCGGCAACGGCCTGCGCGCCGACGTCTGGCCCGATTTCCAGAAGCGGTTCCGTATTCCCGAAATCCTGGAGTTCTATGGCTCGACCGAAGGCAATGTGTCGCTGTTCAACTTCGACGGCAAACAGGGCGCCATCGGCCGCGTGCCCAGCTATCTGAAATCCCAGATCAACATTCGGTTGGTCGAGTTCGATGTGGACACCGAACAACCGATCCGCGGGTCCGACGGCCTGTGCCGGCAGGCGCGCGTGGGCGAGGTGGGCGAGGCCATCGGCCTGATCGGCAACGACATCCGCCATGACTTCTCGGGCTATGCCGACAAGGCCGCCTCGCAGAAGAAAATCCTGACCGATGTGTTCAAGAAGGGCGACCGCTGGTTCCGCACCGGCGATCTGATGAAGCAGGATGCGGAAGGCTATTTCTACTTCGTGGACCGGATGGGCGACACCTTCCGATGGAAGGGCGAGAACGTCTCCACGTCAGAGGTCGAACAGGTGCTGATGGATGGGCCGGGCGTGGCCGAAGCCATCGTCTATGGCGTGCCCGTGCCGGCCCAGGACGGCAAGGCCGGCATGGCGGCCCTGGTGGTCGACGGCAAGTTCGACGCCCAGGCCTTCTCCGATCACGTCGAGGCCAAGCTGCCCGCCTATGCCCAGCCTGTCTTCCTGCGGTTGATCAAGTCGGCGGAAACGACCGGCACGTTCAAGTATCGCAAGGCCGATCTGGTCGCCGACGGGTTCGACCCCGAAAAGACCGGTTCGGCGCTTTATGTGCGCGGCGGCAAGTCCGGCTATCAGAAGCTGACAGCGGCGGCGCGCACGGCGATCCTGAAGGGCGAGGGGCGTCTCTGA
- the motA gene encoding flagellar motor stator protein MotA: protein MFQIIGIVMLFGMVFGSYILAGGKFGVIAHALPHEFMAIGGAGVAAFLISNSMPVIKASLGGFGKAFAGPKWKKQDYKDLLSLLFQLTKTMKSKGVVALESHIEKPKESPIFQKYPKVLKDHFAVDFICDTLRMMTMNLEDPHQVEDAMEKQLEKHHHEHLEAAHALQNLADGLPALGIVAAVLGIVKTMGSITEPPEVLGGMIGGALVGTFLGVFLAYGLVGPFAARLTAILNEEAAYYKIIQSVLVAHLHGNAAQISVEIGRGDIPSVAQPSFGEMEEALNSITAD from the coding sequence ATGTTCCAGATCATCGGCATCGTCATGCTCTTCGGCATGGTGTTCGGCAGCTATATTCTCGCGGGCGGCAAGTTCGGCGTCATCGCCCACGCCCTGCCGCATGAGTTCATGGCGATCGGCGGCGCCGGCGTCGCGGCCTTTCTGATCTCCAACTCCATGCCGGTGATCAAGGCGTCGCTCGGCGGGTTCGGCAAGGCGTTCGCCGGGCCGAAATGGAAAAAGCAGGACTACAAGGACCTGCTCAGCCTGTTGTTCCAGCTGACCAAGACGATGAAGTCCAAGGGGGTGGTGGCGTTGGAAAGCCACATCGAGAAACCCAAGGAATCCCCGATCTTCCAGAAATACCCCAAGGTGCTGAAGGACCATTTCGCCGTCGACTTCATCTGCGACACCCTGCGGATGATGACCATGAACCTGGAAGACCCCCACCAGGTCGAGGACGCGATGGAAAAACAGCTGGAAAAGCACCATCACGAACATCTTGAAGCCGCCCATGCGCTGCAGAACCTGGCCGACGGCCTGCCCGCCCTGGGCATCGTCGCCGCCGTTCTGGGCATCGTGAAGACCATGGGGTCGATCACCGAGCCGCCGGAAGTCCTGGGCGGCATGATCGGCGGCGCCCTGGTCGGCACCTTCCTGGGCGTGTTTCTGGCCTATGGACTGGTCGGCCCGTTCGCCGCGCGCCTGACCGCGATCCTCAACGAGGAAGCGGCCTACTACAAGATTATCCAGTCGGTGCTGGTGGCTCATCTGCACGGCAACGCCGCCCAGATTTCGGTAGAGATCGGCCGGGGCGACATCCCCTCCGTCGCCCAGCCTTCGTTCGGTGAAATGGAAGAGGCGCTGAACAGCATCACCGCCGACTGA
- the mnmC gene encoding FAD-dependent 5-carboxymethylaminomethyl-2-thiouridine(34) oxidoreductase MnmC has product MPTDDASPRLTWTDEGEPRSGRFGDVYFSRDDGLAETRAVFLEGCGLPDAWAGRTAFTVAELGFGTGLNIAALLHLWRCSGPANGRLHIFSVEGFPLTAQEAGRALSNWPELSDAAHALIAAWPAATPGFHRIDLPGFNAVLDLAIGDAAWALEQWSGAADAWFLDGFSPALNPGMWSPEVMGLIAARSAPGARLATFTVAGAVRRSLTENGFVVDKRPGHGRKRERLEARMPTPVDPETHPRVAVIGAGVAGASVVRALRAQGVKAVVFEADRPGAGGSGFPAGLVTPRLDAGDPGIAAFHAQALERARTLYAETPDAILGQGVLQLPQAPRDRGRFEKVADQPIWPADAMTIMDAGVADATAGEPVGAGGLLMKDACAVHPAAILSDWLADAEMRTARVARLLRGDEGWRLLDDAGAVLAQVDVVVVAAGWGGADLLEGCDAAPRLSPVRGQADWIEDAGSIQAMAWGGYVAPTGQGFLYGATHDRGEVDVAPRPSDSARNLNTLRARLPALADRVTSAGVTRSRAAIRATTPDRLPLAGALDEGLYILGGLGSRGFCVAPLLGEHLAALILNRPSPLPRDLASRVSPRRPAVQTISLAPDTPRRED; this is encoded by the coding sequence ATGCCCACCGACGACGCCTCGCCCCGCCTGACCTGGACCGATGAAGGAGAACCGCGCTCGGGCCGGTTCGGCGATGTCTATTTCTCGCGCGACGACGGTTTGGCGGAGACGCGGGCGGTATTTTTGGAGGGGTGCGGCCTGCCGGACGCCTGGGCCGGGCGGACGGCCTTCACGGTCGCGGAACTGGGCTTCGGCACCGGGCTGAACATCGCGGCCCTGCTGCACCTGTGGCGCTGCTCAGGCCCGGCGAACGGGCGGCTGCACATCTTTTCGGTCGAAGGCTTTCCGCTGACGGCGCAGGAGGCGGGGCGCGCCCTGTCCAACTGGCCCGAACTTTCGGACGCGGCCCATGCCCTGATCGCCGCCTGGCCGGCGGCGACGCCGGGCTTTCACCGCATCGATCTGCCGGGCTTCAACGCTGTGCTGGATCTGGCCATCGGCGACGCGGCCTGGGCGTTGGAGCAGTGGTCGGGCGCGGCCGACGCCTGGTTCCTCGACGGGTTTTCGCCCGCCCTCAATCCGGGGATGTGGTCGCCAGAGGTGATGGGCCTGATCGCCGCCCGTTCGGCTCCGGGCGCGCGACTGGCCACCTTCACCGTCGCGGGCGCGGTGCGGCGCAGCCTGACCGAGAATGGCTTCGTCGTCGACAAGCGCCCCGGCCACGGCCGCAAACGCGAGCGGCTGGAGGCCCGTATGCCGACGCCGGTCGATCCCGAAACACATCCGCGCGTGGCCGTGATCGGGGCGGGCGTGGCCGGCGCCTCCGTCGTGCGGGCTCTGAGGGCGCAAGGCGTGAAAGCCGTGGTGTTCGAGGCCGACCGGCCGGGCGCTGGCGGCTCCGGCTTTCCCGCCGGCCTGGTCACTCCACGCCTGGACGCGGGCGATCCGGGCATCGCGGCCTTCCACGCCCAGGCGCTGGAACGGGCGCGCACGCTCTATGCCGAAACGCCGGACGCCATCCTTGGCCAGGGGGTGCTGCAACTGCCTCAGGCGCCGCGCGATCGGGGCCGGTTCGAGAAGGTCGCGGATCAGCCGATCTGGCCGGCCGACGCCATGACGATCATGGATGCCGGTGTGGCCGACGCCACGGCCGGCGAGCCGGTCGGGGCGGGCGGGCTGTTGATGAAGGACGCCTGCGCGGTCCATCCGGCCGCCATCCTGTCCGACTGGCTGGCGGATGCGGAAATGCGGACGGCGCGTGTCGCGCGCCTGTTGCGCGGCGACGAGGGCTGGCGGCTGCTGGACGACGCCGGCGCGGTGCTGGCCCAGGTCGATGTGGTGGTGGTCGCCGCCGGCTGGGGCGGCGCGGACCTGTTGGAAGGCTGCGACGCCGCCCCGCGCCTGTCGCCCGTGCGCGGTCAGGCGGACTGGATCGAGGATGCGGGATCGATCCAGGCCATGGCCTGGGGCGGCTATGTCGCCCCGACGGGCCAGGGGTTCCTCTACGGCGCCACCCATGATCGGGGCGAGGTGGATGTCGCGCCGCGCCCCAGCGACAGCGCCCGCAATCTGAACACCTTGCGGGCGCGGCTGCCCGCCTTAGCCGACCGCGTGACGTCCGCCGGCGTGACCCGCAGCCGAGCCGCCATTCGCGCCACGACGCCGGACCGCTTGCCCCTGGCGGGCGCCCTGGACGAAGGCCTCTATATCTTGGGCGGACTGGGGTCGCGCGGCTTCTGCGTGGCGCCCTTGCTGGGCGAGCATCTGGCGGCGCTGATCCTGAACCGGCCGTCGCCCCTGCCGCGCGATCTGGCCAGCCGGGTCTCGCCCCGCCGCCCTGCCGTGCAGACGATTTCGCTTGCGCCCGACACCCCCCGGCGAGAGGATTGA
- a CDS encoding DUF6491 family protein, which produces MLRLVLASSALLALAACAPTGSGLSPSATRTAANPCFRPNLVRNFTAPNEQTLYVRTSATEVFQIDAAVCRDLPQAVSIALVPMDASSRLCVGDPARLRSPTTGAEPCRVRVVRRLTSDEIAALPSRDRP; this is translated from the coding sequence ATGCTGCGCCTTGTCCTCGCTTCATCCGCCCTTCTGGCCCTGGCCGCCTGCGCCCCGACCGGGTCCGGTCTGTCGCCGTCCGCCACGCGCACCGCCGCCAACCCCTGTTTCCGGCCCAATCTGGTGCGCAACTTCACGGCGCCCAACGAGCAGACCCTGTATGTCCGCACCTCGGCGACGGAGGTCTTCCAGATCGACGCCGCCGTGTGCCGCGACCTGCCCCAGGCTGTGTCCATCGCTTTGGTTCCGATGGATGCAAGCAGCCGTCTTTGCGTGGGCGACCCGGCGCGCTTGCGCAGCCCGACGACCGGCGCCGAGCCGTGCCGCGTCCGCGTCGTCCGCCGACTGACCTCAGACGAGATCGCCGCCCTGCCGTCGCGCGACCGCCCCTGA
- the gyrB gene encoding DNA topoisomerase (ATP-hydrolyzing) subunit B has product MTDPIAEQPEYGADSIKVLKGLDAVRKRPGMYIGDTDDGSGLHHMVYEVVDNAIDEALAGHADLVQVILNADGSVTVTDNGRGIPTDIHAEEGVSAAEVIMTQLHAGGKFDQNSYKVSGGLHGVGVSVVNALSDWLQLKIYRDGKQHEMRFERGDTAKSLEVTGVAPIRTEGPKAGQPLSGTEVTFYPSVTTFSHIDFDLKTLEHRLRELAFLNSGVVIRLADQRHAEPIEMMLHYEGGVEAFVRHLDKSKTPILKDVIVIRGRKDGIELDLALWWNDSYHETMLCFTNNIPQRDGGTHLSAFRASLTRVMGGYIESSGLAKKEKVAPTGEDAREGLTCVLSVKVPDPKFSSQTKDKLVSSEVRPAVENLCSEGLSTWFEEHPVEAKLIVSKIIEAASAREAARKARDLTRRKSALEISSLPGKLADCQERDPAKSELFIVEGDSAGGSAKQARNRENQAVLPLRGKILNVERARFDRMLSSDLIGTLILALGTGIGRDDFNADKLRYHKIILMADADVDGAHIRTLLLTFFYRQMPELIERGHVYIAQPPLYKVSKGKQSRYLKDQAEMDAYLIEEGSSEAELDLSSGERRLGLDLQSLVREAKTFKAGVDRLSQRAPAFAIEQAALAGLFAEEADMATASAAAAVRLNLYAEEGDGEWTGAPGEQGAVVFTRTRRAVQETIVLEETLVRSLDARRLAERAAAFDGVFAAPAVYRRKDKSTDIRGPLDLLNAVLDAGKKGLSIQRYKGLGEMNPEQLWETTLDVNARTLLQVSVEHEEDANDLFAKLMGDVVEPRREFIQENALDAAVDV; this is encoded by the coding sequence ATGACCGATCCGATTGCCGAACAGCCTGAATACGGCGCCGATTCCATCAAGGTTCTCAAGGGCCTGGACGCGGTGCGCAAACGGCCGGGCATGTATATCGGCGACACCGACGACGGCTCGGGCCTGCACCACATGGTCTATGAGGTGGTCGATAACGCCATCGACGAGGCTCTGGCCGGTCACGCCGATCTGGTTCAGGTGATCCTGAATGCGGACGGTTCGGTCACGGTGACCGACAACGGCCGCGGCATTCCCACCGACATCCACGCCGAGGAAGGCGTGTCGGCGGCCGAGGTCATCATGACCCAGCTGCACGCGGGCGGTAAGTTCGACCAGAACTCCTATAAGGTGTCCGGCGGTCTGCACGGCGTGGGCGTCTCGGTCGTGAACGCCCTGTCCGACTGGCTGCAGCTGAAGATCTATCGCGACGGCAAGCAGCACGAGATGCGTTTCGAGCGCGGCGATACGGCCAAGTCGCTGGAAGTCACCGGCGTCGCCCCGATCCGCACCGAAGGCCCCAAGGCGGGTCAGCCGTTGAGCGGCACCGAGGTCACCTTCTATCCGTCGGTCACCACCTTCAGCCACATCGACTTCGACCTGAAGACGCTGGAGCATCGCCTGCGCGAGCTGGCCTTCCTGAACTCGGGCGTGGTCATCAGGCTGGCGGATCAGCGTCACGCCGAACCCATCGAAATGATGCTGCATTACGAGGGCGGGGTCGAAGCCTTCGTGCGCCACCTCGACAAGTCCAAGACGCCGATCCTGAAGGACGTCATAGTCATTCGCGGGCGTAAGGACGGGATCGAGCTGGACCTGGCCCTGTGGTGGAACGACAGCTATCACGAGACCATGCTGTGCTTCACCAACAACATCCCCCAGCGGGATGGAGGCACCCACCTGTCGGCCTTCCGCGCGTCGCTGACGCGGGTTATGGGCGGCTATATCGAAAGCTCGGGCCTGGCCAAGAAGGAGAAGGTCGCCCCGACCGGCGAAGACGCCCGCGAAGGCCTGACCTGCGTGCTGTCGGTCAAGGTGCCGGACCCCAAGTTCAGCTCTCAAACCAAGGACAAGCTGGTCTCGTCCGAGGTGCGTCCGGCGGTCGAGAACCTGTGTTCCGAGGGCCTGTCCACCTGGTTCGAGGAACACCCGGTCGAGGCCAAGCTTATTGTTTCGAAGATTATCGAAGCTGCTTCGGCCCGTGAAGCCGCACGCAAGGCCCGCGATCTGACGCGGCGCAAGTCGGCGTTGGAGATCTCAAGCCTGCCCGGCAAGCTGGCCGACTGCCAGGAACGCGATCCGGCCAAGTCCGAACTGTTCATCGTCGAGGGCGATTCCGCAGGCGGCTCGGCCAAACAGGCCCGCAACCGCGAGAACCAGGCCGTCCTGCCTCTGCGCGGCAAGATCCTGAACGTAGAGCGCGCTCGCTTTGACCGGATGCTGTCGTCGGACCTGATCGGCACCCTGATCCTGGCCCTGGGCACCGGCATCGGGCGGGACGATTTCAACGCCGACAAGCTGCGCTATCACAAGATCATCCTGATGGCCGACGCCGACGTCGACGGCGCCCACATCCGCACCCTGTTGCTGACCTTCTTCTATCGTCAGATGCCCGAGCTGATCGAGCGGGGCCACGTCTATATCGCCCAGCCGCCGCTCTATAAGGTCTCCAAGGGCAAGCAGTCGCGCTACCTCAAGGATCAGGCCGAGATGGACGCCTATCTGATCGAGGAAGGCTCGTCGGAGGCCGAACTGGACCTGTCGAGCGGCGAGCGGCGCCTGGGCCTGGACCTGCAGTCGCTGGTGCGAGAGGCCAAAACCTTCAAAGCCGGCGTGGATCGGCTCAGCCAGCGCGCGCCCGCCTTCGCCATCGAGCAGGCGGCCCTGGCCGGTCTGTTCGCCGAGGAGGCCGACATGGCGACGGCCTCGGCCGCCGCGGCCGTGCGTCTGAACCTCTATGCCGAAGAAGGCGACGGGGAATGGACCGGCGCGCCTGGCGAACAGGGCGCCGTGGTCTTCACCCGCACCCGCCGCGCGGTGCAGGAGACCATCGTTCTGGAAGAAACCCTGGTCCGGTCGCTGGACGCCCGACGCCTGGCCGAACGCGCTGCGGCATTCGACGGCGTCTTCGCCGCCCCGGCCGTCTATCGCCGCAAGGACAAGTCCACCGACATCCGTGGGCCGCTGGACCTGCTGAACGCCGTGCTGGACGCGGGCAAGAAAGGCCTGTCCATCCAGCGCTACAAGGGTCTGGGCGAGATGAACCCCGAGCAGCTTTGGGAAACGACGCTGGACGTCAACGCCCGCACCCTGCTGCAGGTCTCGGTCGAGCACGAAGAAGACGCCAACGACCTGTTCGCCAAGCTGATGGGCGACGTGGTCGAGCCCCGCCGTGAATTCATCCAGGAAAACGCCCTGGACGCCGCCGTCGACGTCTGA